One Kribbella sp. NBC_00662 genomic region harbors:
- a CDS encoding NUDIX hydrolase family protein: MTSSLQTPDPNPGWLSEFALAETRTRVPILYVEAVPARVDALGQIEHIGVLLRTSAATGEIIRTLVSGRVMHNESIRDALQRNIEKDLGPAAFPRLPATLVPVTVAEYFPFPGVTPLHDPRQHAVALVYVVPVTGECNPRQDALELTWLTPEEALAPSLLNDLEGGRGQLLKQALAWSGAIV; this comes from the coding sequence ATGACGTCGTCGTTGCAAACGCCTGACCCGAATCCTGGTTGGCTGTCCGAGTTCGCGCTCGCCGAGACCCGTACGCGGGTCCCGATCCTGTACGTCGAGGCCGTCCCGGCCCGGGTCGACGCCCTCGGCCAGATCGAGCACATCGGGGTCCTGCTGCGGACCTCGGCCGCGACCGGCGAGATCATCCGCACACTGGTCTCCGGCCGGGTCATGCACAACGAGTCGATCCGCGACGCGCTGCAGCGCAACATCGAGAAGGACCTCGGCCCGGCCGCGTTCCCGCGCCTGCCCGCGACGCTCGTGCCGGTCACGGTCGCGGAGTACTTCCCCTTCCCCGGCGTGACCCCGCTGCACGACCCGCGCCAGCACGCGGTCGCCCTCGTGTACGTCGTCCCCGTGACCGGCGAATGCAACCCGCGCCAGGACGCCCTCGAGCTCACCTGGCTCACCCCCGAGGAAGCCTTGGCGCCGAGCCTCCTGAACGACCTCGAGGGCGGCCGCGGCCAGCTCCTCAAGCAGGCCCTCGCCTGGTCCGGCGCGATCGTCTGA
- a CDS encoding helix-turn-helix domain-containing protein: MTDLDLLEAVVHNVLSSAVFPDPRLPVAGERLELVADVAVHSHAFFEIAVVVAGRGVHVSAAGEVELAPDSVVVLRPGEWHGYVDCAGLVVRNAYLGPDVFGLLSGALVPGASPGTQAPAHPAVQHAMRLLEADLAEPWTLEQLGARVNLAPGYLIRLFGKSVGMSPMAYLNRIRAERAAGLLIETELPVATIGAQVGWHDPSHATRRFRSTFGLSPSQYRSAFRPYAKMCS, translated from the coding sequence TTGACTGATCTTGACCTCCTGGAGGCGGTCGTGCACAACGTGCTGAGCAGCGCGGTGTTCCCGGACCCGCGATTGCCGGTCGCCGGCGAGCGGCTGGAGCTGGTCGCCGATGTCGCCGTCCACAGCCACGCGTTCTTCGAGATCGCGGTGGTCGTTGCGGGGCGCGGTGTGCATGTGTCGGCCGCGGGCGAGGTCGAGCTGGCGCCGGACTCGGTGGTGGTACTGCGGCCCGGCGAGTGGCACGGGTACGTCGACTGCGCCGGCCTGGTCGTCCGCAACGCTTACCTCGGGCCGGACGTGTTCGGGCTCCTCTCCGGCGCGCTCGTCCCGGGCGCCTCACCCGGCACGCAGGCGCCGGCGCATCCCGCCGTACAGCATGCGATGCGTCTCCTGGAGGCTGACCTCGCCGAGCCTTGGACACTGGAACAGCTCGGTGCACGCGTCAACCTCGCCCCCGGGTACCTGATCCGGCTCTTCGGCAAGTCCGTCGGCATGTCCCCGATGGCCTACCTGAACCGCATCCGCGCCGAGCGCGCCGCCGGTCTCCTGATCGAGACCGAACTACCGGTCGCCACCATCGGCGCCCAGGTCGGCTGGCACGACCCCAGCCACGCGACCAGAAGATTCCGCTCAACATTCGGACTGAGTCCATCCCAGTACAGGTCCGCTTTCAGGCCTTACGCGAAGATGTGCTCATGA
- a CDS encoding phytanoyl-CoA dioxygenase family protein — MTTTEPTTPLTLDEETISAYRRDGVVRIKNIIGREEAARFADAAVAATEKVDDLFKESKIFNQYVNVWRENDVLRELTLDPRLAAAATALAGVPLRIWHDQVLIKPPHNGAATEFHQDAPYWPHAGSRASLSAWIALVDVPVERGCMTFIPGSQDHQNLRSQDLSDRDDLFRAAPDLRWEERLTIPLQAGDCTFHNAYLAHSATPNLTDDPRIAHVNIYFDAEATYTGAGHVVTDGLGLTVGAPLEHELFPTV, encoded by the coding sequence ATGACCACGACCGAGCCTACGACACCGCTCACGCTCGACGAAGAGACGATTTCCGCCTATCGCCGCGACGGCGTGGTGCGGATCAAAAACATCATCGGCCGCGAGGAGGCGGCCCGGTTCGCGGACGCCGCCGTCGCCGCGACCGAGAAGGTCGACGACCTGTTCAAGGAGTCGAAGATCTTCAACCAGTACGTCAACGTCTGGCGTGAGAACGACGTACTGCGTGAGCTCACCCTCGACCCGCGGCTCGCCGCGGCGGCGACCGCGCTGGCCGGCGTACCGCTGCGGATCTGGCACGACCAGGTGCTGATCAAGCCGCCGCACAACGGCGCGGCGACCGAGTTCCACCAGGACGCGCCGTACTGGCCGCATGCCGGTTCCCGGGCCTCGCTGTCGGCGTGGATCGCGCTGGTCGACGTACCGGTCGAGCGTGGGTGCATGACGTTCATCCCCGGATCGCAGGACCACCAGAACCTGCGCAGTCAGGATCTGTCCGACCGCGACGACCTGTTCCGGGCCGCGCCCGACCTGCGCTGGGAGGAGCGGCTGACGATCCCGCTGCAGGCCGGCGACTGCACCTTCCACAACGCCTACCTCGCGCACTCGGCGACGCCGAACCTCACCGACGACCCGCGGATCGCGCACGTCAACATCTACTTCGACGCCGAGGCGACCTACACCGGCGCCGGTCACGTGGTCACCGACGGCCTCGGCCTGACCGTCGGCGCACCACTCGAGCACGAACTGTTCCCGACTGTTTAA
- a CDS encoding MFS transporter, which translates to MRLLTDIRPLRESADFRRLWVGSTVSQLGQQMTAVTVSIQVYAITHSTFSVGLVGLFSLVPLVVFGLYGGAMADAIDRRILSLVSSAGLWLLSMVLVLQSHLDWGKVWVLYAVVACQSACFAVNNPARSAIIPRLIRPELLPAANTLSQAAFNLGFTAGPLLGAAVIAWHGFAAAYLVDVITFTAALYALFRLPAVPPTGAIRRAGLRSVLEGFTFLRAAPALLATFLADILAMVFAQPRALFPAVAGAFFGGGVRTVGLLQAAPAIGALIGVIFSGWVTRVRRQGVAIVLAISAYAAAVGLFGLSRTIWLGVALLAMSGAADMVSSAYRNTVLQSAAPDAMRGRLQGVFIVVVAGGPRLGDFVAGTTASLTSPTIALLGGAAVCITGLLILLARNRPFRVYDSQTRALS; encoded by the coding sequence GTGCGTCTGCTCACCGACATCCGCCCGTTGCGTGAGTCCGCCGATTTCCGGCGGCTGTGGGTCGGGTCGACGGTGTCGCAGCTCGGTCAGCAGATGACCGCGGTGACCGTGTCGATCCAGGTGTACGCGATCACGCATTCGACCTTCTCGGTCGGGCTCGTCGGGTTGTTCTCACTGGTCCCGCTGGTCGTCTTCGGGCTGTACGGCGGGGCGATGGCCGACGCGATCGACCGCCGCATCCTCTCGCTCGTCTCGTCGGCCGGGTTGTGGCTGCTGTCGATGGTCCTGGTGCTCCAGTCGCATCTGGACTGGGGCAAGGTCTGGGTGCTGTACGCCGTCGTCGCGTGTCAGTCGGCGTGCTTCGCGGTCAACAACCCGGCGCGGTCCGCGATCATCCCGCGGCTGATCCGCCCCGAGCTGCTGCCGGCCGCGAACACGCTCAGCCAGGCCGCGTTCAACCTGGGCTTCACCGCCGGGCCGCTGCTCGGTGCGGCGGTGATCGCCTGGCACGGGTTCGCGGCGGCGTACCTGGTCGACGTGATCACGTTCACCGCGGCGCTCTACGCGCTGTTCCGGCTGCCGGCGGTGCCGCCGACCGGTGCGATCCGGCGGGCGGGACTGCGGTCGGTGCTGGAGGGGTTCACGTTCCTGCGGGCCGCGCCGGCGCTGCTCGCGACGTTCCTCGCGGACATCCTCGCGATGGTGTTCGCCCAGCCGCGGGCGTTGTTCCCGGCGGTGGCGGGGGCGTTCTTCGGTGGCGGCGTTCGGACGGTCGGTCTGCTGCAGGCCGCGCCGGCGATCGGGGCACTGATCGGCGTGATCTTCTCCGGCTGGGTGACCCGGGTGCGCCGTCAGGGCGTGGCGATCGTGCTGGCGATCTCGGCGTACGCCGCGGCCGTCGGGCTGTTCGGCTTGTCGCGGACGATCTGGCTCGGGGTGGCGCTGCTCGCGATGTCCGGTGCGGCCGACATGGTGAGTTCGGCGTACCGGAACACGGTGCTGCAGTCCGCGGCGCCGGATGCGATGCGCGGACGGCTGCAGGGCGTCTTCATCGTCGTCGTGGCCGGTGGGCCGAGGCTCGGGGACTTCGTCGCGGGTACGACGGCGTCGTTGACCAGCCCCACGATCGCGCTGCTCGGAGGCGCCGCCGTCTGCATCACCGGCCTGCTGATCCTGCTCGCGCGGAACCGGCCGTTCCGGGTGTACGACTCGCAGACCCGCGCGCTCAGCTAG
- a CDS encoding IclR family transcriptional regulator, whose translation MPAETSQTLDRGLTVLELLADAPDGLSITELAAALGVSRTVVYRLVNTLELHRLVRRDSEGRARLGLAVLHYSRRVQPTLRDAALPVLRSLAEDTGATAHLTVADGEEALAIAVIEPSWTDFHVSYRMGSRHALDQGAAGKAILAGRRKPDPAGRPFVVTSGELQAGAQGVSSPVLGVPGVEASIGVVVLGKLDRDFVGPRVARAAVEVAKRLA comes from the coding sequence GTGCCCGCCGAGACCTCGCAGACGCTGGACCGGGGACTGACCGTCCTCGAGTTGCTCGCGGACGCGCCGGACGGTCTGTCGATCACCGAACTGGCCGCCGCGCTCGGGGTCAGCCGGACGGTCGTCTACCGCCTGGTGAACACACTCGAGCTGCATCGGCTGGTGCGTCGTGACAGCGAGGGGCGGGCGCGGCTGGGTCTCGCCGTACTGCACTACAGCCGGCGCGTGCAGCCGACATTGCGGGACGCCGCTCTTCCGGTACTGCGTTCGCTCGCCGAGGACACCGGTGCGACGGCACACCTGACTGTCGCGGACGGTGAGGAGGCGCTCGCGATCGCGGTCATCGAGCCCAGCTGGACCGACTTCCACGTGTCCTACCGGATGGGCTCCCGCCATGCGCTCGACCAGGGCGCCGCAGGAAAGGCGATCCTCGCCGGCCGCCGCAAGCCCGACCCCGCCGGCCGCCCCTTCGTCGTCACCTCAGGCGAACTCCAAGCAGGCGCCCAAGGCGTCTCCTCCCCGGTCCTCGGCGTACCAGGCGTCGAAGCCTCCATCGGCGTGGTCGTCCTGGGCAAACTCGACCGGGACTTCGTCGGCCCCCGAGTAGCCCGAGCCGCCGTAGAAGTAGCCAAACGCCTCGCCTGA
- a CDS encoding Lrp/AsnC family transcriptional regulator — MSVDALDGKILRLFAAEPRVGVLEASRRLGVARGTVQARLDRLQRDGVVRGWGPDIDTTAIGYPVTAFATLQIEQGSGHTTVAEALARIPEVLEVHTITGAEDLWCRIVARSNADLQRVIDQVVIVRGIQRASTVIALAEQIPHRVLPLVEAATHHPQSHLPG; from the coding sequence ATGTCGGTTGATGCGCTGGACGGGAAGATCCTGCGGCTGTTCGCGGCCGAGCCGCGGGTCGGCGTACTCGAGGCGTCGCGGCGGCTCGGGGTCGCGCGCGGCACCGTGCAGGCGCGGCTCGACCGGTTGCAGCGCGACGGCGTGGTGCGCGGGTGGGGGCCGGACATCGACACGACCGCGATCGGCTACCCGGTGACGGCGTTCGCGACGCTGCAGATCGAGCAGGGCTCAGGTCACACGACGGTCGCCGAGGCGCTGGCCCGCATCCCCGAAGTACTCGAGGTCCACACGATCACCGGCGCCGAGGACCTCTGGTGCCGCATCGTCGCCCGCTCCAACGCCGACCTCCAACGCGTGATCGACCAGGTAGTCATCGTCCGAGGCATCCAAAGAGCCTCCACCGTGATCGCCCTCGCCGAACAAATCCCCCACCGAGTCCTTCCCCTGGTCGAGGCAGCCACCCACCACCCCCAGTCCCATTTACCTGGCTGA
- the hppD gene encoding 4-hydroxyphenylpyruvate dioxygenase, giving the protein MTSTDLTPAELDADLDLDQLKQLVGLVPYDESTDPFPVTAMDAVVFVVGNATQTAKWYQLAFGMDLVAYSGPETGSKDSKSYVLKSGSGRFVISGGVSPKSPLLDHHRRHGDGVSDLALEVPDVDKCIEHARKVGAVVLEEPNDVADEHGTIRRAAIAAYGDTRHTLIDRSKYDGPYLPGFVAATTQVTRPEGHPKRLFQAVDHVVGNVELGKMDEWVAFYNKVMGFVNMAEFIGDDIATDYSALMSKVVANGNHRVKFPLNEPAVAKKKSQIDEFLEFYDGAGAQHIALATNDILRTVDIMRANGVEFLNTPDSYYEDPELRSRIGNVRVPIEELQSRGILVDRDEDGYLLQIFTAPIGDRPTVFYELIERHGSLGFGKGNFKALFEAIEREQERRGNL; this is encoded by the coding sequence ATGACCAGCACCGACCTCACCCCCGCAGAGCTCGACGCCGATCTCGACCTCGACCAGCTCAAGCAGCTCGTCGGCCTGGTGCCGTACGACGAGAGCACCGACCCGTTCCCGGTCACCGCGATGGACGCCGTGGTGTTCGTGGTCGGCAACGCCACCCAGACCGCGAAGTGGTACCAGCTCGCGTTCGGCATGGACCTGGTCGCGTACTCCGGTCCCGAGACCGGCAGTAAGGACAGCAAGTCCTACGTCCTCAAGTCCGGCTCCGGCCGCTTCGTCATCTCCGGCGGCGTGAGCCCGAAGAGCCCGCTGCTCGACCACCACCGCAGGCACGGCGACGGCGTTTCCGACCTCGCCCTCGAGGTCCCGGACGTGGACAAGTGCATCGAGCACGCCCGCAAGGTCGGCGCGGTCGTCCTCGAGGAGCCGAACGACGTCGCCGACGAGCACGGCACGATCCGGCGCGCGGCGATCGCGGCGTACGGCGACACCCGGCACACCCTGATCGACCGCAGCAAGTACGACGGCCCGTACCTGCCCGGCTTCGTCGCGGCGACCACCCAGGTGACCCGTCCCGAGGGGCACCCGAAGCGGCTGTTCCAGGCGGTCGACCACGTCGTCGGCAACGTCGAGCTCGGCAAGATGGACGAGTGGGTTGCCTTCTACAACAAAGTCATGGGCTTCGTGAACATGGCGGAGTTCATCGGTGACGACATCGCCACCGACTACTCGGCGCTGATGAGCAAGGTCGTCGCCAACGGCAACCACCGGGTGAAGTTCCCGCTGAACGAGCCGGCGGTGGCGAAGAAGAAGTCGCAGATCGACGAGTTCCTGGAGTTCTACGACGGCGCCGGCGCGCAGCACATCGCGCTCGCGACCAACGACATCCTGCGCACCGTCGACATCATGCGGGCCAACGGCGTCGAGTTCCTCAACACCCCCGATTCGTACTACGAAGACCCGGAGCTGCGGTCCCGGATCGGCAACGTGCGCGTACCGATCGAGGAGCTGCAGTCCCGCGGCATCCTGGTCGACCGGGACGAGGACGGCTACCTGCTGCAGATCTTCACCGCACCGATCGGCGACCGCCCGACGGTCTTCTACGAACTCATCGAGCGACACGGCTCGCTCGGCTTCGGCAAGGGCAACTTCAAGGCGCTGTTCGAGGCGATCGAGCGCGAACAAGAGCGACGCGGCAACCTCTGA
- a CDS encoding FAD-binding oxidoreductase: MSEVVEQLRKVLPPEALVTDPDRMESYRYDRAMFCPAGMPLAVVLARETAHVQAAVRIAAEAGVPIVPQGARSGLSGAANALDGCIVISLEKMDKILAIEPVDRYVVTQPGVYNAVLSRAVAEHGLFYPPDPSSWEFCSIGGNLSTNSGGLCCVKYGVTTDYVLGLEVVLADGRILRTGRKTVKGVAGYDLAKLIVGSEGTLGIITEATLALRPAAAKPRTMAALFADGVEAGNAILEIIRSGVSLSLLEIMDRTTIQAVNKYKRMDLPEEAGAMLIAQSDAGGEAGAADVATVAKLCRDNGALECIEAEDDAEGELLLEGRRVALTALEELGTTMIDDVAVPRSRLAEFIGRLEQLSAELDITIGVLGHAGDGNMHPTVVFDQTDPDQAKRAQEAFDRVMEIGLELGGTITGEHGVGVLKRAWLAEEVGPVSLDVHRAIKNALDPKNLLNPGKIVAE; this comes from the coding sequence ATGAGTGAGGTTGTCGAGCAGTTGCGCAAGGTCCTGCCTCCCGAAGCGCTGGTGACCGATCCGGACCGGATGGAGAGCTACCGGTACGACCGGGCGATGTTCTGCCCGGCCGGGATGCCGCTCGCCGTCGTGCTGGCGCGGGAGACCGCGCACGTGCAGGCGGCAGTGCGGATCGCGGCCGAGGCCGGCGTACCGATCGTGCCGCAGGGTGCGCGGTCCGGCCTGTCCGGCGCAGCCAACGCGCTCGACGGCTGCATCGTCATCTCGCTGGAGAAGATGGACAAGATCCTCGCCATCGAGCCGGTCGATCGGTACGTCGTCACGCAGCCGGGCGTCTACAACGCCGTATTGTCGCGTGCCGTCGCCGAGCACGGTCTGTTCTACCCGCCGGACCCGTCCAGCTGGGAGTTCTGTTCGATCGGCGGCAACCTGTCCACGAACTCGGGCGGCCTGTGCTGCGTGAAGTACGGCGTGACCACGGACTACGTGCTGGGCCTGGAGGTCGTGCTCGCGGACGGACGCATCCTGCGGACCGGCCGGAAGACGGTCAAGGGCGTCGCCGGGTACGACCTGGCCAAGCTGATCGTCGGTAGCGAGGGCACGCTCGGCATCATCACCGAGGCGACACTCGCGCTCCGCCCGGCGGCGGCCAAGCCGCGGACGATGGCGGCGCTGTTCGCCGACGGGGTCGAGGCCGGCAACGCGATCCTCGAGATCATCCGCAGCGGCGTGTCGCTCAGCCTGCTGGAGATCATGGACCGGACCACGATCCAGGCGGTCAACAAGTACAAGCGGATGGACCTCCCGGAGGAGGCCGGCGCGATGCTGATCGCGCAGTCCGACGCGGGTGGTGAGGCCGGGGCGGCCGACGTCGCCACGGTCGCGAAGCTCTGCCGCGACAACGGCGCACTCGAGTGCATCGAGGCCGAGGACGACGCCGAGGGCGAGCTGCTCCTCGAAGGCCGCCGGGTCGCGCTGACGGCGCTGGAGGAGCTGGGTACGACGATGATCGACGACGTCGCCGTACCGCGGTCGCGGCTGGCGGAGTTCATCGGCCGGCTCGAGCAGCTGTCGGCCGAGCTGGACATCACGATCGGCGTCCTCGGGCACGCCGGCGACGGCAACATGCATCCGACGGTGGTGTTCGACCAGACCGACCCGGACCAGGCCAAGCGCGCGCAGGAGGCGTTCGACCGGGTGATGGAGATCGGGCTCGAGCTCGGCGGGACGATCACCGGTGAGCACGGGGTCGGCGTCCTGAAGCGCGCCTGGCTGGCCGAGGAAGTGGGGCCGGTCTCGCTCGACGTGCACCGGGCGATCAAGAACGCGCTGGACCCGAAAAACCTGCTCAATCCCGGCAAGATCGTTGCCGAGTGA
- the cseB gene encoding two-component system response regulator CseB produces the protein MVPEEPAARILMVEDDAVIREATQLTLERHGYDVTTAEDGLEAIERFEKIHPDVVMLDIMLPGLDGISVCRRVRETSTVPIVMVSARGDALDVVLGLEAGADDYVTKPFDTQVLVARLRAVMRRAVSDPERPAPAAGSGVESFGDLELDREALEVRRGGATVQLTPTELKLLIEFANNPGVVLSRSTLLQRVWDYEWGGDGRLVDVHLQRLRTKIGADRIETVRGFGYKLRA, from the coding sequence GTGGTACCGGAAGAACCGGCAGCGCGCATTCTCATGGTCGAGGACGACGCGGTGATCCGTGAGGCGACCCAGTTGACCCTCGAACGGCACGGCTACGACGTCACCACGGCCGAGGACGGCCTGGAGGCGATCGAGCGATTCGAGAAGATCCACCCGGACGTCGTGATGCTCGACATCATGCTGCCGGGCCTGGACGGGATCTCGGTCTGCCGACGGGTCCGGGAGACCAGCACGGTCCCGATCGTGATGGTCTCCGCCCGCGGTGACGCGCTCGACGTCGTACTCGGTCTGGAAGCAGGCGCCGACGACTATGTGACCAAACCCTTCGACACCCAGGTGCTGGTGGCGCGGCTGCGGGCGGTGATGCGACGGGCGGTCTCCGATCCGGAGCGTCCCGCGCCTGCGGCCGGTTCCGGCGTCGAGTCGTTCGGCGACCTCGAGCTGGACCGGGAGGCCTTGGAGGTACGGCGCGGTGGCGCGACCGTGCAGCTGACGCCGACCGAGCTCAAGCTGCTGATCGAGTTCGCCAACAATCCCGGGGTGGTGCTGAGCCGATCCACGCTGCTGCAGCGGGTCTGGGACTACGAGTGGGGCGGCGACGGCCGGCTCGTCGACGTACACCTGCAGCGGTTGCGGACCAAGATCGGTGCCGACCGCATCGAAACCGTCCGCGGCTTCGGGTACAAACTCAGGGCATAG
- a CDS encoding ATP-binding protein, translated as MGLRGKLGLIFLLVSALAILVLCVAVYTQAQSARLDRTRSFADERIQLAAQSYDTNDVPVFGAKVDDPELPPQLRDAVLEGKRATFKTGSPHAKMWAAVAVKDGKILSIEQDYETSDDSMKALQQALLLGGIGTVALVALVSVILAGSLSKRIVAVAGTARRIAAGDLDASAAQAVGKGKDEVQSLATAIDTMASSLRGQLEAERRFTADVAHDLRTPVTGLTTAAELLPPGRPSELVRDRAKVLRRLVEDLLEIARFDSGVEQADLELVGLGAFVGSAVARLRMQQALAPDSVIVHLLGPDQTVSTDSRRIERILANLIVNGLRHGKPPVEVTVSGRTVEVVDHGNGYPEELIAEGPRRFRSGMAERGVGHGLGLTIAAGHAKVLGADLTFGEAPGGGALARLVLPAEPETQS; from the coding sequence ATGGGACTGCGCGGCAAGCTCGGTCTCATCTTCCTGCTGGTCTCCGCGCTCGCGATCCTGGTGCTGTGCGTCGCGGTCTACACCCAGGCCCAGTCGGCCCGGCTGGACCGCACGCGCAGTTTCGCGGACGAGCGGATCCAGCTCGCGGCGCAGAGCTACGACACCAACGACGTACCGGTGTTCGGCGCGAAGGTGGACGATCCGGAGCTGCCGCCGCAGCTGCGCGACGCCGTGCTCGAGGGCAAGCGGGCCACGTTCAAGACCGGGTCGCCGCACGCGAAGATGTGGGCGGCGGTCGCGGTCAAGGACGGCAAGATCCTCTCGATCGAGCAGGACTACGAGACCAGCGACGACTCGATGAAGGCGCTGCAGCAGGCGTTGCTGCTCGGCGGCATCGGCACGGTCGCGCTGGTCGCCCTGGTCAGCGTGATCCTGGCGGGCAGCCTGTCCAAGCGGATCGTTGCCGTGGCAGGTACGGCGCGGCGGATCGCCGCCGGTGACCTGGATGCGTCGGCGGCGCAGGCCGTTGGCAAAGGCAAGGACGAGGTGCAGTCGCTGGCGACCGCGATCGACACGATGGCCAGCTCCTTGCGCGGCCAGCTCGAGGCCGAACGCCGGTTCACCGCGGACGTCGCGCATGACCTGCGTACGCCGGTGACCGGACTGACCACTGCCGCCGAGCTGCTGCCGCCGGGGCGACCGAGCGAGTTGGTCCGCGACCGGGCCAAGGTACTGCGGCGACTGGTCGAGGATCTGCTCGAGATCGCGCGATTCGACTCCGGTGTGGAGCAGGCCGATCTGGAGCTGGTCGGTCTCGGCGCCTTCGTCGGATCGGCGGTGGCGCGGTTGCGGATGCAGCAGGCGCTGGCGCCGGACAGTGTGATTGTCCATCTGCTCGGGCCGGACCAGACGGTGTCGACGGATTCGCGCCGGATCGAGCGGATCCTGGCGAACCTGATCGTCAACGGACTGCGGCACGGCAAGCCGCCGGTCGAGGTGACGGTCAGCGGCCGGACCGTCGAGGTGGTTGACCATGGCAACGGTTACCCGGAGGAGTTGATTGCCGAGGGCCCGCGTCGGTTCCGGTCCGGGATGGCCGAGCGGGGAGTCGGGCACGGCCTCGGCCTGACCATTGCCGCCGGTCACGCAAAGGTTCTCGGCGCCGACCTCACCTTCGGCGAGGCGCCGGGCGGCGGTGCGCTGGCCCGGCTCGTACTACCGGCCGAACCTGAGACGCAGTCGTAA